Proteins from one Cicer arietinum cultivar CDC Frontier isolate Library 1 unplaced genomic scaffold, Cicar.CDCFrontier_v2.0 Ca_scaffold_3812_v2.0, whole genome shotgun sequence genomic window:
- the LOC140919148 gene encoding uncharacterized protein produces the protein MSYEGSKKIQEENVDILVIKYELFKVEEDEGIKTMFSRFQTLVSGLKILQKSYTTIDHVKKILSIPSNWGSKITSIQELKDLNSLKLEELRSSLRLHEIQAEESSEDNNIIRG, from the coding sequence ATGAGTTATGAAGGAAGCAAAAAAATTCAAGAAGAAAATGTCGACATCTTAGTCATaaagtatgagttgttcaaggtggaagaagatgaaggcaTTAAAACAATGTTTTCTAGATTCCAGACTTTGGTATCAGGATTAAAGATACTTCAGAAGAGTTATACTACTATTGATCATGTGAAGAAGATACTAAGCATTCCAAGCAACTGGGGATCTAAGATCACTTCCATTCAAGAATTAAAGGATTTGAATAGTCTTAAGCTGGAAGAATTAAGAAGCTCTCTCAGATTACATGAAATCCAAGCAGAAGAAAGTTCTGAAGACAACAACATAATTAGAGGATGA